In the genome of Candidatus Thermoplasmatota archaeon, the window CAAAGATATCGGGATTGCCAGCCCTCATGTACTCATCCACTTTTACAAAGCCCTTCTCATTCACATCTATGCCGGATTTTTTCGCAAGCTCCGTATTCGGGGTGTAACCCATGGACAGAATCACTGCATCTGCATCAAGTCTATCTCCATTCTCAAGAAGAACACCATCAACCTTTCCATCACCGAGTATTTCCTTTACACCCACACCGCTTATTATCTTTACACCTCTTGAGATGAGATGTTCCTCGGCAATTGAAGCTATTTCCTCGTCAAATGCCATCTCCAGCACATGCGGCAGGATTTCGACAATGGCAATTTCCTTATCCTTCTTGTTCAATTCATCGGATACCTCCACACCTATGAATCCTCCGCCCATGGTGATGACTTTTCTGCATTGCTCGAGTTTTTCCACCATTCGATCGAGATACTCCTTATTCTTGGGTATCATAAACACGTTCTCCAGGTCCACACCCTTAAGCCATCCGGGAACCTTGGGTATGGAACCTGTAGCCATGACAAGTTTTTCGAATTCGATTTCCGTGCCGTCATTCAGCCTGCATATCTTATTTTCCCGGTCGATTGCAGTCACTTTCCCGATTTTTAGATTTACGCCGGCCTTGGTCACAGTACCGTCGGGTAACATGTCCTTGTCACTGCTTTCCAGCGAGCCAAAAATGTATGGTATGCCGCACGGGACAATTGCTTTCTCTTCCTCACGGACGAGGATAAAATCCTTCTCCGGATAGCTTGACTTTCCAGTTACCGCCGCAACAATACCCGCAGCACTTCCACCGATTACAACTACATCTGTTTTCATTTTCTCATCTCTTTTACCGTATTTATCTGGACGGCAACGAATGCTTTTCCAATCTTTAATTCTTTCGCTACCACACATGCAGATTATGCTATTTGTACTACACTTTCCCTGTCCTTAAATGTTAGCATGGAGAATATAAACATCAGTGTAAAGGAAAAGGCAAGTGCTACCATTGACGGTAAAAAGCCGAATGTCGGGAAAGGCATGCTGTTATGGAAAAATACGATGAACTCCCCTCCCAAAATGCTTGCCATGCACCCCCATTCAGTTGCCTTTTTCCAGTACAGCGTTGCAATGACAGATGGAAAAAGAACAACGAGGCCCGAGAACGTAGTGCTTACAAGCGTTCCCATTATCCCTGTCTTCGGGTTGTAGCCGAATGTTATGAAAACAATGGCGAAAGCCGTGAGAAGCAAGGTTACGATCCTGCTGTATCTCACCTTATTGCCCATCGTATCGCATGTGAGTATAGTTGATAGGGAGAGAAGCTGGGAGTCGGCGGTGGACATCAGTGCAGCCAGTGCCCCGACAATCACGAAGGAGAAGACGAACGAGGGAGTGTAGTTCTTCACCATCAGAAGCAGCACGTTGTCCGGGTTTGCAACGTCTATGCCTGCCCCGTGTGCCCACACCCCTATCAGAACCGGCAGGAGAAATAGGAAGGATATGAGAAGAGGATAGAGTGACATGGATATCTTCAGCGAATGCTGACTCTTTGCAGTGTAAAATCTCGTGAAGATCTGGGGGAACATTGGGTCGCAGAAGATCCATAGTATGAGGAACGAGAGCCATATCTTGGTCGTGAAATATCCGTTGGGTCCGGGGCGGGAGAACAGGGAGGGCTGAACATTGTATGCAGCAGATGTTGCACTCCCGAACCCACCGAGAGAGTGTGCAATGAAGGCAAATGCCGCAACCATTGCCACCACCATTACCATTCCCTGAAAAACGTCTGTCCATCCCGACGCCCTCATACCCCCCGACAGCACGTAGAAGCAGATTACCGCCATCACGGCGACTGCACCAACCTCCATGCTTAGCCCTGGAAATATCATCTGTAGAATGTAGCCCGCACCTATTGCCTGGATTGCAAGGTAAGGAATCGTGAATGCAGCCATCACGCCGGTGAAAAGCAACTGAAGACTCCTGCTGTTGTACCTGCCTCCGACAAGCTCGCCGGGCGTTATGTATCCCTTATCCTTTCCAGCCTTCCATACCTTCCTTCCGATGACGTAGAACATCACTGCCATGAAGGAGGTGCCGATAGCCATTATTCCGTACTGTCCCATACCGTCGGTGTATGCCTTGCCAGCAAATCCGAGAAAGGTGAAGGCGGAGAAGTTTGTTGCAGCCAGGGTAAAGAACAGTATTACGGGACCGAAACTTCGATTTGCCAGGAAGTAGTCTTCCGCATTGCTCTTTGTCTTCTTGTGGGCGTATATGCCAAGAGAGAACAGCACCAGGAAATATGCAGCCATCATCGCTATTGCCATCATTCATCCCTCCATTCGTATTTTGCAAACAAAGAAAAGGAAGCCGAAAGCAAGAGTGCAAGGATGAATATATGCCATGCCCACAGCGGCATGAACCACATTATCTGCTTCCCATTCCAGTTCCAGAAATCAACGGAAAGTATCAGCAAAGCAACAAACAGCAGCAGCCACCATTTCCTCATGAAGTTGTATGCCGGGAAAACTTAAAATGACTTCGGTTCTTAGCGCCCATAAGTCAGTATTGCCATAGTCTTGCGGTGTAACATTTTTAATATCTAACCTCATTATACATTGTTGAATTAATGAAAAAGCAAATTCACGAGGAAATAGATGTTAAAGATTGAGAGAGGGAACAAAGGCATCGTGGTCAAATTCTCGTACAATCCAGATTACATTGCGAAAATAAAAACCCTTGAGGGATATAAGTGGCATCCCAAGGAAAAATACTGGGGCATTCCTTATTCCGAGCTTGAAAATCTGTTATCAGTTTTTGATGGAGAAAAATTGGATGTTGACCCTTCTGTTTGGTTTGATAAATTGGAAAGAGAACTCATGGCAAGGAAATATAGCAAGAGCACCGCCAAACTTTACATTCATTACAATGAAGAACTCCTGAAATTTTTCAAGAAATCACCTTATCATATTTCTAACGATGACGTGAAGAATTATCTATATCATTTGGCAGAAAAGAAGAATGCTTCAGCATCCACTCTGAACATAGCGATAAACGCATTGAAGTTTTACTATGGCGGAATCTTAAAGCGAAAATTCGTTTATGAAGTAAAAAGGCCAAAGAGAGACAAAAAGCTGCCCATCGTTTTGAGCAGAGAGGATATTTCAAAGATTTTATCTCCCGTATCAAACATAAAACACAAAGCCATCCTGATGCTTATCTATTCTGCTGGTTTGAGGGTAAGTGAGGTTGTGAAGTTGAAACCAGGAGATATCGATGTTGAGAGAAAACTGATCCGCATAAAAGAGGCAAAGGGTAGGAAGGATAGATACACAATTCTTTCGGATGTGGCGATGGAAACATTGAAGGAATACCAGGAAAAATACAAGCCACAAAAATGGCTGTTTGTAGGAGCATATCCAGGAAAGTACATTCACACAAGAACTGTAGAGAAAATTTTTACAGCAGCTTGTGAAAGAGCAAAGATAAGAAAGAATGTATCTGTCCACAGCTTAAGACATAGTTTTGCGACACACCTACTGGAAAGTGGGATTGATCTTAGATATATTCAGGAGTTATTAGGCCATAAGAGTGGTAAGACCACAGAAATATATACGCATGTGAGTAATAAAAACTTGAGAGAGATAAAGAGTCCCTTAGATAGTTTGAAAATAAAAAGAGGTGATATAAAGAATGAGTGAAAAATATTTTGGAGAGAAAAGGAGTTCATCTATAGGGATGTATATGCGAAGTATTTCGGATATACCGCCCAAACGGAACGATATACGAACTAGTTCGGATATAAGTAGTTAAGTGAAATTGCCCGAAGCCCAGCTATAAAACGATATATAACGTTATGATTATTACGGATTATTATGGAGAGTAGCATAAACATTCGATCATCTAAAAAACTTAAAATCTTTTTCTGGATTATCCTCGGAGCTCTATCAGTTTTCTTTGCCGAAGTTGTTTCTGGCTCTGACATGTTTCCTTTCTTCCATATATGGGGTTTATTGGTGGTATTCCCTTTATACACGCTTCATATCCTTGTTTTGTCTTATGTTGTGTTTAATTATAGCAAACCTCGACTCTATACTCTTTTTATAGCTGGAGCAATATTTGGGATGTACGAAGCTTATATAACCAAAGTTTTATGGAATCCTCCTTGGGGAGACCCTTTGATTTCTTTAGCTGGGATTGCGGCAATAGAAGCCGTTGTCCTAGTGCTTTTCTGGCATCCATTTATGGCATTCATTATTCCTTTATTTGTTGGGGAGAACATATTAACCAACTCAAGAAAGATTACAAAAGGATTGCCAAATAGAATGAAAAAATTATTTAATACCAAAAAGAAAAGTTATATTCTACTCGTATTACTTGCCATATTATTTGGGATATTTCAAAGCACCAATTCTCCTTCGCCTTTACATTCTTTATTATCAGTGCTTTCAACAACAGCAGTTCTCATGTTATTGATATATCTGTGGAGGAATAAAACAAAAGGAAGAGAATACGATATTCAGACGCTTCTTCCTAATAAAAGAGAATTCTCAGTTTTATTAACCCTTTTAATAGTTATGTATGTTGTTATGGGCATTTTTGTGCGGCCTGAAGCTTTGCCAGGATCTGCCCCCCAGTTAATTATTTGGTTAATATATGCAGGGTTATTCATTCTCCTAAGTTTAAGTCTAAGGAAGTCTAGAAAAATGACATTGCCTGAAGCAATCGATTCACCAATAGAATTTTCCTAGAAAATATTTGTGATCTTATCTTTGCTCTTTGCTGTTTCATCTGCCGTTAGCAAATTTTTGTTAGGATCCTTTGGAGAAATAATTATATTGATGGTCTGGCTAATTGGCGGTGTGATCGGGATATTAATTCTTTTCCTATCAATTAGTAACTTAGGAGTCAAATCTTGTGAACGAAGCTAAGAATATCTCTAAGACCATTTGCAACTCACTTTATTTCAGTGAGTTATGACGGTATTTTTCAAATTCAACTTTTTGTATCCTGTTTGGTTCCGGCTCGCCAGGTTAGGGATCTATTCCACAGGGCCAAAACCTGTGAATCAGAATAGTAAGCGGGCTTCGGGCAACTCTGCGGCACTTCGTGCCTGGCCTCGCCTTCGGTTCGGTCACTTAACAGCGGATAAAAGGGAAATCAAAGATTTCCCCAAATTGCCTTTGGCAACTTCTTTTATCCGCAGCCGTTATATATTTATACGCGACAGCATTGAATGGCGTATGAAAGGAACGATAAGGGCTCTTCGCCTTATTTCCCTTGCTGTCGTCGTATCAATTCTTTTGATTCCATCTTTTCAAATCTCCGAGAGCAGGACGCAGAAAACGGTTTATAAAAACATTGCGGTCTATCCCTCCATAATACCTGCAATAAAGGTTCTTGAATATTCGCTTCAGTATGGATGGACAATCGACGGCATACACTATCAATTTAATGTCTCGGAGCTGAGCAGAAGAGAAGCAATGGGAAAAGGGATAAAGCCCCTTAATACAGAAAATTACGATGTTCTCGCCATAGGTGCAAGCGCCCGCCAGTACATCCACGGCATTGACACAAGATGGAAAGAAAATGTACGGAAATTTGTTGCTGATGGTGGCGGATACGTGGGCATATGCGGGGGTGCAAACGAGGCATCGCAGGGAATGCCCAATCCTTCCACCTTGATAGACAGAATCATAGATGCTGGTGCGCTCGGCATTGCCAACGTATACATCAATGATGACCAGGATGAGGAGTGGCAGTATCTTTACAAGACATCGGGCATGAGCGGGGGTGTCCCAATTGCCTGCAATTTCAGCAATCACCCCATAGTTAGTGTGAGCCCCAACAATCCCAGGCTGATCAGGTATGAAGGCGGGCCCAGCATGTACCTGGCAGATAAAATAGACCCGCTTCTCGGAGATGTTATCCCCCTCGCAACTTATGCGGAAGAGATAAGCGAGAAAGCCCCTATTCATTTCTGGAAAAAAGTCGGAGGGGGATGGCAGATAGAAGCCCCCATCTCTACTGATGTAAAAGGGCAGTATGCGGCAATAGCCACCACCTACGGAAACGGCAGGGTTGCCCTCTTTGGCCCGCATCCCGAAGAACCCGCCTCAATCGGAGGACACGTCGAGGAATTCCTCGGACGTTCTAAGTATGCCCTCTTCAAAGAAGACTACCTCTACAGATGGGCGGATGGGCAGAGTATGGACTGGTCATACAACTGGTGGATGCTGCGAAGAGCTGCTGCATGGGCCGCCGGCATTCCTGATGAACATTTGCCGCCCATAGATGATATGGAAATTTTTTTGGTTGAACCGAGCGCATTGCACCCCGCCCTATACATCAACGGCAGGCATATTATGCCAGCCCCGTGGGGAACAACCTTAATCGGGAAAATGCCTTTCACCATATATATCAATGAGAATTCAACGGTCAATTTTTATCTTGACGGAAAGAAATATTATTCAGATAACTCTCCACCGTATGTATGGACTCTCGATATGCCCATGGTAGGAAAGCACGACGTGCACATCGAAGTGGTCAATACGGATGCCATGGCGTACGCACAAATATGTGTATATGCCTTTAACACCAGAATGCTTGAAAAATAAAAAACAACAAATACCATTATCCAAATATGAAGAGTATGCCGAATGAAAAATTTGACATAGAAGAAGCAAACCTTCAGCTCAGCAACACCATAATGAAAATATTGACGGAAGAAATGCCCGCACTGAAGGAAAAAATAAAGAAGATGTGCCTGGAAGTCAAAAGAGCGAAATATCTCATCTATGTTTTTTCGGTCGCACTTTTTATGATGGGGATATTCTTCTTAATAGCGGCTCTATCTCTCGCCTTTTCCAATAACTGGGAAAAAGTAGTTGAAGGGCTTGGTTTTGGGTCTGCCAGTGCCGCAAGTCTTGTCTCATTACTGTTACTGAGACCAATCAATAGGGTTCAGGAAGCGAATTCGGATGCGAGCCAGGCGGAGATGATATATTATTGCTGGGAGCTGGGCATACTGCTTTACATCCGCGCAATGGATATCACCGACCGCGGTTCAATTAAAGAAGCGGCCGAGAAAATCAGGGATTTGACATCCAAAGCCATTGGGCTCCTTGAAAAATATTACGAGATAGAGCCAGAATGATAGATCATACAGCCTTTACAGAAGTTGAAAAAATCATCCCTAGAAATCATTTTAAGCAGAAAATCATTTTCTTTCCATGAAAAAGCTGAGGGCATTGTGGAAGTTAACGCGACTTGACCATGGGGTGATGATCGCCATCGCCATTTTCATCGGGGCATTGATAGCCGGCAAAGGTTTGCCACCAATGGACAAATTCTTTTTTGCTTTTCTTACAGCCCTATTTCTTGAAGCGGGAGCATTTGCTTTAAACGATTATTTCGATCTAGAAGTGGACAAAAAAAATAGGAGAATGGACCGGCCTCTGGTGAGCGGCGATTTGAAGCCTGCGGATGCCCTCCTGATATACTTCGTTTTTCTTCCAGCAGGTTTGGCAGCAAGCTTTATGGTAAACACAACTTGCTTTACAATTGCGGCGATAAATGCGGTGATAGCGACGTTATATGACGTAAAGTTAAAGGAGATAAAAATTATTGGCAACTTCTACATAGCATTCATCATGGCCATTCCGTTCATTTTCGGCTCTACAGCGGTTTCCACGACCATACCTGAAGCAATCTATTTTATTGCTGCTATTGCTTTTTTGTCCGGCGTTGCGAGAGAAATAACGAAAGATGTAATGGATTTTGCCGGCGATTCCGCAAGAAAGACAAAATCTTTTCCAACATACCTTGGAAAAAGGGGGGCAAACACAATAGCATCCGTTTTTTATTTAATTGCAATAGTGATGAGTTACATTCCGTTTATTTTCAATATTGACGAAGCATATTACCATGATTATATCTACCTTTCAATTGTTCTTGTGACCGACATACTACTTGCATATACATCGCTGGTCATACTTACAAAAGTGGATACGGAAAGCATGAATAAATGCAGAAAAACCAGCCTGATGGGCATTTTTATAGGTCTGATTGCCTTTCTGGTCGGTGTATTTGCCTAAATTTATATATCGGAAAAGCATGTGAAATTGAATGATATCTGGCGATATTATAGGGGTGGCATCAGTCTATGTTTATGTCGCCACTCTCCTTTTTATATCTGAAAAAGTGCTGAATAAATATCCAGCAATAAGCAGAAAATTTTTGCATATTATGGTGGGGAACGCGTTTTTCATTTTGCCGTTATTTGAAACACGGTGGGTTATGGCTTTCATCGCCGCCGCCCCGTTTATTTTTTTAACCTTTCTCATCAGCCCTTATTCCCCTCTAAAGAGGGTCAGCGAAACTTCGGCAGCAGGTCACGGCTTGTGACTCGTTTATTATTCGATGTCCTGGACAGCCCTTGCCTATGCTTTTTTTGACAGACCGGAAATCATAGCTGTCGGGATCGTTGCCATGTCCTATGGGGACGGGTTTGCATCACTCATCGGAACAAAATTCGGAAAAAGAAAGTACAACGTATGCGGGGATGAGAAAAGTGTTGAAGACTCCATCAGCATGTTCATTGTCATCCTAACAGTTGGAGGGGTTGCCCTAGCCTATTACAATTCTTTTCCAGCATTTTATGTTCTTTTCGCCATCGCAGCCATTCCGACACTTATTGAAGGAATAACACCCAAGGGACTGGACAACCTCAGCGTTTCGTTTTCGGCCGCACTTGTTTATTATGCCATTATATGGGTGCGCTAATGCGATTCATAGTAGTTGACGGGCTTGACGGAGCGGGAAAAGACACTCATGCAAATCTGATAATGGAACGTTATGCCGCAGAAGGGAAAAAAGTAATAGTCCGTTCTCACCCCGAAGACGACAATAAGTACGGAAGGAGGGCAAAGAAAGCCCTTCTTGGAAAAGGAAAAAAGAATCATTTGGAAGCATCCATTTATTACGCCCTTGACGTCATCCGTTCCATACGCAAGTATTATGGAAAGGCAGATACGTTTATCGTGGTTCGCTATCTGGTGGGTGTGGCATACCTTCCATTTCCCATAGCAAAGATACTGTACAAGTTCTTTGAAACTTTTTTGCCCACCTCTGACTACATGTTCTTTCTTGATGCCGAGCCCGAGGAATCTTTGAGCAGAATTCAAAAGAGAAAGGACAGAGAAATGTTTGAAAACTTGGAGGGATTGAAAAAAGTGAGGGAAAAAGCACTCAAGCTTGTAAGTGGGTGGCACATAATAAACACAGATCGACCAATTGAAGAAGCACATTAGGAAATAAATAGAATTCTTGATGGCCTGGATGGCAGAATTGCTGCCGAGGCTGAAGGACTCGAGCCACATGAAACCATCGGTGTAATTCTACGTGCATTTAGAGAGGGAATATTGAGTGTGAGAGAGACAATAGCATCACTTCAAAGCCTGGAGAGCAAGTCCACCCTTTTTATAACACATCCACTGATACAACAAGCAATCGAAGCAGTCAAAAAATATACCAAGAAACAGTAACAGTGTAGACATCCCTGGTTTTGGGATACTTGCTGCTTTGGCTGCTATGCTGTTGTTGAAGAAAAGAGAGAGATAAGAAATTTACCAACCAATGAACAACAAGTCTGGATATTCAACCTCTAGCCACCTGTTGGCTATCATTGGGCTCGGCAAGCATAAAACATTTTAAGGCATAAGTGTATGTATATTTGGTGCTGAGATGCGTTTACCCCGTATAATACATATAATAAGAAGAAAAGGGCAGGAAGGAGTTAAGGAGTATGAAGAAGACGAATTCCTGAACCTGAGCAGGGAAATAGAGGAAGCAAGCGAGAATATAGAAGAGGTTGAGGAATCAGAATATTCTGAAATCCTTCTATCTGAACCGGATGAGGAGAAAAAAGAGGGGGTTAAAGGCAAGGAATACATTTTACCACAGTTTTACCTGTCTCATGAAGAAAAAAAATCCATAGAAAAGGAAACGTTTGAAGATTCTGAAGAAAAATTGAAGGAAAAGGCATGGGAAAAGAGTGCAAAAGAGAGTCTTGAAGAAATAGAAAGGATTATTGATGCTGGATTGGCGAAGAAAGCGGAGGTTTTTGAAGAGAAACAACCTCCAGAAGAGAAATACGAAGAATTTTTAGAAGGGGAGGGAAAGGTGAAAGGCAGAATTATAAACAGGGAAGTAATTTATGAAACGCCCGGGGGATATGTAGTCAAAGTGACATATAGAGAGAATGGGAGAGTGCGGACAGCTTATTATTCTGTGAGTAAAGTGGAGGGGGTAGAACACGCATTGGATGAAATACGGAAATATAAACCGCTAATCAGGGAGGAAAAAATCAAAGAGACAGTTGAACCGGCTCCTAAAGAGGACAAGAGTAAAAAATCTTTTTTCGAAGGCATTTTGGGTAAAAAGAAAAAGTGATGCACCTGTAGCCTATATGGCCCCAAAAAGAACCAATACAAAGATAAGGCATCCCGTACCGATGATGTCCATCAGGCTTGTAATTGTGGGGATGGTGATGTTGTCTGGATCTATCCCAAGCCTAAATGAAATTATTGAAGAGTAATATGCTACAAAGTTTACTATAAATATTAAAATTTCTCCTGCGATTACTGAAATGATCAACATTTTGTGAATGGGGAGGATATCCACACCAATAAATTTACTTATAAAAAACGCAAATGCACCTATTAAAGAAAAAATGATGAGGCCTATTATGTGCATCGATACAAACAGTTTTTGAGCCTCTCTGGGGGGAATTTTACTGCATTCCAGAGAACCCACATGAAGTGATGATGAAAATTTTGCGGCGAGAATGCCGCCTATCGCCCCACCGTCCTCTAAAAATGCTGGAATCATTGTCAAAATACCTGCAATTCCGATCAGCCCTTCGAAAGAATTGCCGAGCATAGAACCAGAGAGAGTACCCAGCAACCCGCCCATGAGCATTATCGGCGTGCTTTCCATTAAAATTCTGCTGCAGTACGGCTTTGATATTTTTGAAAATGGAATGATTATGCTTGCAATCCCGAGAATTATAAAAAAGTAAAAAAGAAGCATTTTTTCTTTGTCTCCAAATGCAACAATATAATTCATGGAAAAAAAGAGAAGAGGGAGTGTAATTATATCTCCCGCAAGTGTGATTATTGGCGTTGTGACATTATCGGGGTCCCATCCTCGGCGATAACTGAAAAATGCTGTTGCTATGGTCAATGCGAGCATAAAGAAAGCAGATAGAACACCGGCTAAAAGGGAGACCAGAATCATGTCTATAATGTTTACCTGCATGCCCAAAAATTTTGCCGTAAATGTTGCGGTTATGCCAAGATAAATGCTCATCAAAATTGTAAGAAGGAAGGAAGAACTAACGTTCTGACCAAGTATTTTTCCTCTGAAACTTGGAGAAATCTGGCCAGTATGGAGATATGTGCCCAGTCTGGAGCCCAGCGAGGCAAATATATTGCCCCTCATGCCAATGGCAGGGGGTATAAGAATAATAAGAGCGGGCAGCATTCTCAAGTTAGACATCGAAATGCCCATTATTACCCCTGTAATGAGATCGCCCATCGTGCAGAGCAAAAGAGAGAATAATGATTCTTTAGAATCTTTGGAAGAGACTATTTTTTTGAGAGAAGCAAGAATAAGTAGGAACGATTGAATGGGTTTCGAGATATTCTGCACTCTCTCCATATATACCACGTCTCGATAAACTACCAGGGGGCTCTTTTTTCTCTTCCATGCTTGGTAAAGAAATTTATACTCGTTTATATGTTTTTGCATGATACATGCTATCACTTTTCTAGTAAGTTTAAAAAGCAAAGGAGAATTACATCCCCGAGGGATTAAAATGAGCGAAGAATTAAATCCGTTCAAAATAGCGCAACAGCAGCTGGATAAAGCAGCAGAAATTATGGGACTGGATGAAAACATGCATGCGTATCTCCGGGAGCCACAGCGTTTCTTGCAGGTCACCATACCCATTAAAATGGATAACGGAAAGACAAAAGTATTTCTAGGATTCCGATGCCAGTACAACGATGCGAGAGGCCCGACAAAAGGAGGGATAAGATGGCATCCTGCAGAAACACTCGATACGGTAAAGGCACTGGCTGCATGGATGACGTGGAAATGTGCAGTGGTTGGCATACCATACGGCGGGAGCAAGGGAGGCATAATATGCAATCCAAAGGAAATGAGTGATGCAGAAAAGGAGCGACTGGCGAGAGGTTACATAAGGGCGATAGGGAGATTCATCGGCCCAGAAAAGGATATACCCGCACCGGATGTTTACACCACTCCCCAGATAATGGCTTGGATGATGGATGAATACAGCAAGATAGTTGGCCACAATGCCCCTGGCGTTATAACCGGCAAGCCGCTCAGCGTGGGGGGCTGCAAGGGAAGGGGAGACGCTACCGCCAGAGGAGGAATGTACGTTCTGAGAGAAGGAGCAAAATCTATTGGTTT includes:
- the xerA gene encoding site-specific tyrosine recombinase/integron integrase is translated as MLKIERGNKGIVVKFSYNPDYIAKIKTLEGYKWHPKEKYWGIPYSELENLLSVFDGEKLDVDPSVWFDKLERELMARKYSKSTAKLYIHYNEELLKFFKKSPYHISNDDVKNYLYHLAEKKNASASTLNIAINALKFYYGGILKRKFVYEVKRPKRDKKLPIVLSREDISKILSPVSNIKHKAILMLIYSAGLRVSEVVKLKPGDIDVERKLIRIKEAKGRKDRYTILSDVAMETLKEYQEKYKPQKWLFVGAYPGKYIHTRTVEKIFTAACERAKIRKNVSVHSLRHSFATHLLESGIDLRYIQELLGHKSGKTTEIYTHVSNKNLREIKSPLDSLKIKRGDIKNE
- a CDS encoding FAD-dependent oxidoreductase, which gives rise to MKTDVVVIGGSAAGIVAAVTGKSSYPEKDFILVREEEKAIVPCGIPYIFGSLESSDKDMLPDGTVTKAGVNLKIGKVTAIDRENKICRLNDGTEIEFEKLVMATGSIPKVPGWLKGVDLENVFMIPKNKEYLDRMVEKLEQCRKVITMGGGFIGVEVSDELNKKDKEIAIVEILPHVLEMAFDEEIASIAEEHLISRGVKIISGVGVKEILGDGKVDGVLLENGDRLDADAVILSMGYTPNTELAKKSGIDVNEKGFVKVDEYMRAGNPDIFAVGDCAEKRDFITRKVSSIMLASTACAEARTAGMNLYKLSTVKTFSGTIAIFSTAIGDLGFGAAGLTEKMARKGGFDIITGTFEGVDMHPGTLPGVHKQLVKLIAARESGVILGGEVVGGPSAGEITNLIGIVIQNKMTVNGILTAQIGTHPLLTAPPTAYPVIKAAEVLAKKINPV
- a CDS encoding UbiA family prenyltransferase, with the translated sequence MKKLRALWKLTRLDHGVMIAIAIFIGALIAGKGLPPMDKFFFAFLTALFLEAGAFALNDYFDLEVDKKNRRMDRPLVSGDLKPADALLIYFVFLPAGLAASFMVNTTCFTIAAINAVIATLYDVKLKEIKIIGNFYIAFIMAIPFIFGSTAVSTTIPEAIYFIAAIAFLSGVAREITKDVMDFAGDSARKTKSFPTYLGKRGANTIASVFYLIAIVMSYIPFIFNIDEAYYHDYIYLSIVLVTDILLAYTSLVILTKVDTESMNKCRKTSLMGIFIGLIAFLVGVFA
- a CDS encoding magnesium transporter, producing MERVQNISKPIQSFLLILASLKKIVSSKDSKESLFSLLLCTMGDLITGVIMGISMSNLRMLPALIILIPPAIGMRGNIFASLGSRLGTYLHTGQISPSFRGKILGQNVSSSFLLTILMSIYLGITATFTAKFLGMQVNIIDMILVSLLAGVLSAFFMLALTIATAFFSYRRGWDPDNVTTPIITLAGDIITLPLLFFSMNYIVAFGDKEKMLLFYFFIILGIASIIIPFSKISKPYCSRILMESTPIMLMGGLLGTLSGSMLGNSFEGLIGIAGILTMIPAFLEDGGAIGGILAAKFSSSLHVGSLECSKIPPREAQKLFVSMHIIGLIIFSLIGAFAFFISKFIGVDILPIHKMLIISVIAGEILIFIVNFVAYYSSIISFRLGIDPDNITIPTITSLMDIIGTGCLIFVLVLFGAI
- a CDS encoding thymidylate kinase, with the protein product MRFIVVDGLDGAGKDTHANLIMERYAAEGKKVIVRSHPEDDNKYGRRAKKALLGKGKKNHLEASIYYALDVIRSIRKYYGKADTFIVVRYLVGVAYLPFPIAKILYKFFETFLPTSDYMFFLDAEPEESLSRIQKRKDREMFENLEGLKKVREKALKLVSGWHIINTDRPIEEAH
- a CDS encoding sodium:solute symporter family protein is translated as MMAIAMMAAYFLVLFSLGIYAHKKTKSNAEDYFLANRSFGPVILFFTLAATNFSAFTFLGFAGKAYTDGMGQYGIMAIGTSFMAVMFYVIGRKVWKAGKDKGYITPGELVGGRYNSRSLQLLFTGVMAAFTIPYLAIQAIGAGYILQMIFPGLSMEVGAVAVMAVICFYVLSGGMRASGWTDVFQGMVMVVAMVAAFAFIAHSLGGFGSATSAAYNVQPSLFSRPGPNGYFTTKIWLSFLILWIFCDPMFPQIFTRFYTAKSQHSLKISMSLYPLLISFLFLLPVLIGVWAHGAGIDVANPDNVLLLMVKNYTPSFVFSFVIVGALAALMSTADSQLLSLSTILTCDTMGNKVRYSRIVTLLLTAFAIVFITFGYNPKTGIMGTLVSTTFSGLVVLFPSVIATLYWKKATEWGCMASILGGEFIVFFHNSMPFPTFGFLPSMVALAFSFTLMFIFSMLTFKDRESVVQIA